A genomic window from Gemmatimonadaceae bacterium includes:
- a CDS encoding type II toxin-antitoxin system RelE/ParE family toxin, translated as MKVIWSPLAEQRAVEAFETIAADRPEAAARWLRELLTKVGTLDRFAKRGRPVPEIGRPAYRQLQHHPYRIVYRVDAKQVVVLTIRHGRRDWDPDEIVHGA; from the coding sequence GTGAAGGTCATCTGGTCGCCTCTCGCGGAGCAGCGCGCCGTCGAGGCCTTCGAGACCATCGCCGCCGATCGCCCTGAGGCCGCGGCGCGCTGGCTCCGCGAGCTCCTGACCAAGGTCGGCACACTCGATCGCTTCGCCAAGCGCGGCCGCCCGGTGCCCGAGATCGGCAGGCCCGCGTACCGCCAGCTGCAGCACCACCCTTATCGCATCGTCTACCGGGTCGACGCGAAGCAGGTGGTCGTCTTGACCATCCGGCATGGGCGACGGGACTGGGATCCTGATGAGATCGTGCACGGCGCATAA